Sequence from the Amphiprion ocellaris isolate individual 3 ecotype Okinawa chromosome 1, ASM2253959v1, whole genome shotgun sequence genome:
AATGCACACACATAAGCTGAAAAACACACGCTTAATGAtaatattctgtattttcatgGTATATTACTTGAAGTCACTTACTattgagaggtgaaacatcttcaagaaacTCAAGCAAGTCTCCTGTTTAAGCTCTTGGAAATACTGCACAGTGATCCAAAGACTTACCTGCTCATAGTTTAGCCGCTGAGCCTCTGATATCTCTTTGGGTTTGGTTTCCAGAATGTAGTCGCCTGCACaaggacagaaagaaacagagatgTTGACTCATATTGTACTAACAGAGCAAAGCAGTTACTACCTCCACTGGCACTAATGATCCCTTTCAGTTAAGGATTTGTATAGAATGTGACAGATGCTTTGAGGTGTCTCTAATGCTCTTTGGTAGGTTCTGCATCGGCCAGCTGTTTCCCTGTGCCAGATACGTAGGATCAGTCGAGTACCTGTCCACCGTGGTGTCAGCTGAGAGCTCCGTCGACTCGACTCTGCAGCAGCATGAGCTGTAGCAGAGGGCACAGCCTGGCAGGTGTCTGGCTCCTGCTGCTTCGGCCCGATCAGCGCTACAAACATGCTCCTTCCTTATCATCAGCGCAGCTAAATCCAGACTTCACACTAAACCAGGTGGATATTTTTTCCAAATGCGAGCCAGAGCCGACCACGACATCCCCAACAACAGCCACACATCTGCTTTTGTAGGCTTTTGTTTACCTTTCATGCGGATAGTGATGGTACTTCAGGTTATTTTTAATGTTCCAAGCACTTCTCACACtttgaaaggaaagaaaagcaaatagCATTCCTGCTGTTGCTGTGAAAGTTTTATTGCCGTCtatgctgaacttttaaaaccCTTGTGTAAGTATTTTTCAGAATGTTTCACAGAGAATCATTAATTTATTAGGAACTGGCGAGAGTATCATGTTGCACTGTCAACACATACTTTTCCTGAGAGCAGAATGCCGACGACCTCTTGTCATCAACATTTATGTTAAGTAGAAACAGCCACgcatggagagagaaaaaacgcTTTCATATGTATATTGCTCAAGCAGATTGAATGAGTGGAGAACATCCAGGGAAAAGCCTTTAAAGCTTTCAATCTTTTGATTAGTGCTTTATAAAGTGCTTTATAATTGTAATGACTAATCTACAAAGTCACACTGGTTTCTTCATGTGCACACTGTGAGAAATAACGGTCCAATCCTAAACTTGGCGATCTAAACAGAAACTTTAGTTAACGTTACCATGAGCAAGTAAAGGCCTGTTCTCTTCTCTCTTTATTAGAACTCAGGGTTATTTGTATCGAACTTGCACTTTTTGAGCTGAACAACATTTAAACTGATGTATCAGACTCATGAAAACTGAAGCAGTGTTCTGCAACTACAACACATGAAGTTGAATTTCACAAGATCTTTGGTCAGATGTTTGGACTGACCAGCAGACTAACTGCTGAGTGCTGTGTAAAACCCTCCTCTGACTTGATTTCGAAGCTGTCACTCTAGATAAAGACTTCAGTGCAAGTCGAGATTTTTTCCAACAGGGGGCCAGATAGCTCAGTGGTTTTACTACAGTGTGTCCACAAGGGAAAACCCCTCACTGCCCTCTACTACCAGTGAGCTGTTGACTCACCCATCTCTGTCCCTCACTTGTATATCCGATAGCCTCTATGCTTGTGTATCACTGACATGCGACGCTACacactgctgagctgctgagtGATGACCACCACCTACTTTATACACCACTTCTGAACTTCATAACACTTAGTGTCTGTGTTATGACAGTACAAAAAAGAAGCTGATGTTAGAAGTTATCCAGAAGCCCCTGAACGCAACACAGGATTAACTTTGTGCGCTGTAATTACGTGCAAGCAGACAGTGAACGCAAATGAACACATTTAGGAGGGAAAAGGATGCACGTTTTGATAACACTACATAAACTATTGTGTTGAGCCATGTTAGGCAACGCACACAAACAcgtatgtaaaaaaaatctgtctatAAATCAAACATAAAGTGCTGTGATGTGGAATCTTTTAGTCTAAACACTCCAGAAGGTACTGTCAGGAGACATTAGTGAGGACTGGCGGCTCTACCTCTGAAAGAAGGCCTGCTAATCAGACAATATACTTCGATACTGGGGTGCAATTTCAGTTTTGAAGGCCAAGACACAGCCAGAGCAGAGAGATAGCTCCAGTTTCctttgcagcagcagaaggaCTGGCTTGTGGGGGATTCCCCTGTTCTGAGCTCTTCCTCTGTTGACtctggaatatatatatataactgaCCTTTAAGTATGTAGCTGCTTATTAGAGAGGACATGAAACACAAGAATGTTTACTGAGATGTCGAAACTCTGTGGCAGGGGCTTTAACTGCTACTATGTGGACTCGTGGGCAACATTTCAAGCGCAGGTTGGTGTGACTCTGTAAAAGCAACCCAGCATTCTGCTGATTTTTACTTTAATGCACATGTGAGCCAGGCTGAAGATGTCTAGAATGAGTGAGGTGACATGGCTCAATGTAACACATATTTTCGTCTTTGAGCAAAAGCTGCACTCACCAAGATACTCCATCAGCTGCTCAGCGGTTATAATTTCCATCATAGGTGGCATCTTAACCTGGAGCAAAAGCAAATGCACAACTGTTGTTCATTCATTTGTTGTATGAAACAGTGCAACAGGACAAACAGGACACATCTTCATCACTCTGCATATGTCTTGCCAGGATTCAGCATGTGTGTACATGCTGAAATGAAATCTTATTGATTGCTACAATTGAGAAATCAGGACTGAACATGTCTAGACAGGTATTCATTTAAAGGGGGAAGTGATGAGGGATGAGAATTAGACAGTTGTGGTATTACCTATAAGCAAATCTAAAACAAAATTTCCATTGCAGTGCTGACAGAGATGCCTTATGAAATGTGCCTATTTGCATCAGTGTCGAGTTTCTATTGACCTATGCTCATCTCAGAGCCTTTACCTTCCATGCAAGCAGAAGGACATTCATAATAGCCAGTAATGGACAGGGGCCGTTCTCGTTCTGGGTGATGATCGGCGTGTTCTCCTCCCTCCATTTGATCCACTTAATGTGGTATATGGACTGGCCGGCGGCCCGGTCCTTAGCACACGAAGTCTTTGTCCCATCAGCCCCGTACTCGCCCTGGAGGGCCAAAGCCAGTCCTCTGTCCTCCAGACCCTCGCTGTTCAGGTCGGAGCTGGGGCAAGAGTTGAGGTTGGAGAAGGACTCGAGTGAATCTATGCTTCGGGACTCTCCGCCGAGGCTGGGATCGGGGTCGCTCCCACTCGGCAATCCCTCCGACAAGGTGTGATCACCGGACAGACCCGACGTGACGTTTGCTGTGATGGCATTGTCCGGACACAGATGAGTCGGTTTAGCAAGTTTTGTCGGTTCACTTTCTCCACAAGCCAGAACCTCAGCCTGCGCATCTGTGCTCTCTGTAGCGGGAGGTGAGGAGGGCTCGTCGGGTTTGTTGTTTACTAACTTTGAGGCACCACCCCGGTTGTCTCCTGCAGCCAGCACCGAGTCATGCCCCATCCCGTTACTGATCTGATCCACGGACCCAGACAACGAGCCGCTCGCCTCGgcgtctttcttcttctcctgcacGGGCAGGATTTCAATCACTTCTGGCACGTCCGACTTCCCGGCACTGGAGATGGCATTGACGGCGCTGGGAGCAGCAACATTAGTGGTGCTGATATTACAACTAACGTTAACCAAAGTACTGAGAGGAGCCTCACTATTCTTGCATTTGTCGGCTGTCCCTTTCGCTCCGCCGACAGCCGTAACGTCGCCCATTTCTCCCGCAATCGTGGCACACAATGAGCTCCCGTCAGTGTCTCGATGCAGGTTtgcatttttctccatttcgACTTACAGGCTGTCGACAGATTTTAGCTAAATTGCAGCAGTAGCTTCGGTCCCAAAGACGCCATGACAACTCTGCGAGTGACGTCATCAGAGTGAATTGCTTTCAGGCCGAGCAGGGGGCGTCAGAAACCAACGGCCGGGCGGTGCGTTCAGAGCGGCTCAGACTCTGCGCACTCTCCGGCTTATCGCTCAGATTACAACCGTGTGACCCCTGCGAGATATTATTTAAATATCGTTacataattgcacaaaaagGATTTATAGATTACACGTCAGCTCCTAAATGCACTTTCTATTAACTTGTTCATCAAAACTAAGTCAAATCTCTAATAATTCCCACCTCTAAATGTACATTGCGTATTTTCCAAGCTAACACACGAGATTAAAGCGAGCGCTCAAACTTCATTGATAAGCTTTTAAAGGTGTTCTAATCCGCTCAAACATCTGTTATATGCAAAGATGGGCGCATCCCTAAAGCGTTTACAAGTTCAAGTGCCTTCTTTTTACGAGGACTCCTGAATGTAGCG
This genomic interval carries:
- the mindy2 gene encoding ubiquitin carboxyl-terminal hydrolase MINDY-2 isoform X2, with the protein product MEKNANLHRDTDGSSLCATIAGEMGDVTAVGGAKGTADKCKNSEAPLSTLVNVSCNISTTNVAAPSAVNAISSAGKSDVPEVIEILPVQEKKKDAEASGSLSGSVDQISNGMGHDSVLAAGDNRGGASKLVNNKPDEPSSPPATESTDAQAEVLACGESEPTKLAKPTHLCPDNAITANVTSGLSGDHTLSEGLPSGSDPDPSLGGESRSIDSLESFSNLNSCPSSDLNSEGLEDRGLALALQGEYGADGTKTSCAKDRAAGQSIYHIKWIKWREENTPIITQNENGPCPLLAIMNVLLLAWKVKMPPMMEIITAEQLMEYLGDYILETKPKEISEAQRLNYEQNMSDAMAVLHKLQTGLDVNVKFTGVRVFEYTPECIVFDLLDIPLYHGWLVDPQMHDIVKAVGNCSYNQLVEKIISCKQSDNSELAGEGIVAEQFLNSTATQLTYHGLCELTSTVQEGELCVFFRNNHFSTMIKYKGQLYLLVTDQGFLTEEKVVWESLHNVDGDGNFCDSEFRLRPPSDPETVYRGQQDQIDQDYLMALSLQQEQQSQDLQWEQLPEGISDLELAKKLQEEEDRRASQYYQEQEQEQAAAAAAAAAAAAQAQGQQEPVEGSEVDRGAAGAGGAAAGAGQAAAAGATPSPGKQPSSGERKAKKESKDKDKCVIL
- the mindy2 gene encoding ubiquitin carboxyl-terminal hydrolase MINDY-2 isoform X1, with protein sequence MEKNANLHRDTDGSSLCATIAGEMGDVTAVGGAKGTADKCKNSEAPLSTLVNVSCNISTTNVAAPSAVNAISSAGKSDVPEVIEILPVQEKKKDAEASGSLSGSVDQISNGMGHDSVLAAGDNRGGASKLVNNKPDEPSSPPATESTDAQAEVLACGESEPTKLAKPTHLCPDNAITANVTSGLSGDHTLSEGLPSGSDPDPSLGGESRSIDSLESFSNLNSCPSSDLNSEGLEDRGLALALQGEYGADGTKTSCAKDRAAGQSIYHIKWIKWREENTPIITQNENGPCPLLAIMNVLLLAWKVKMPPMMEIITAEQLMEYLGDYILETKPKEISEAQRLNYEQNMSDAMAVLHKLQTGLDVNVKFTGVRVFEYTPECIVFDLLDIPLYHGWLVDPQMHDIVKAVGNCSYNQLVEKIISCKQSDNSELAGEGIVAEQFLNSTATQLTYHGLCELTSTVQEGELCVFFRNNHFSTMIKYKGQLYLLVTDQGFLTEEKVVWESLHNVDGDGNFCDSEFRLRPPSDPETVYRGQQDQIDQDYLMALSLQQEQQSQDLQWEQLPEGISDLELAKKLQEEEDRRASQYYQEQEQEQAAAAAAAAAAAAQAQQGQQEPVEGSEVDRGAAGAGGAAAGAGQAAAAGATPSPGKQPSSGERKAKKESKDKDKCVIL